AAAGCATGACGACTGACATGAAGAAGATGACCCATAGGACGGTACGTTTGATGTCCATGCGTTGTCTCGTGGTGAATGAGCTGAGCGACTAGCGCCTGTCGGCGCGGACCGGCGGCACCGGGTCGACGCCGCCCGCCGAAAACGGATGGCAGCGGCATAATCGCTTTACTGCCAGATAGGTCCCGTGCGCGGCGCCATGATACTGGATTGCCTCGCGCGCGTAGTCCGAACATGAAGGATAAAAACGGCATCGATCGCCGAGATAAGGGCTCACGGCAAGCTTGTAGAAGCGCAGGAGCGCGATCAACACCGTTTGCATGTCATTGCTGCGTGTCGGTGGACGCGCGCTCCGGCGGGCCATCGCCCGGCACCGTGCCCGACGAGGCCGGGGCCGCCGGAGCGCGCTGCCCGTGCTGCGGCGCGAGCACCGACGCCTGCGCCTGCATAAGCCGTTCGCCGCCCGGGCGACGGGTGGCCTCGCGCACCGCGCGCCCGACCAAACCCTCGATCTGCGCTTGCAGCATCTGCGTGAGCGCCGCAGACTCGGCACTCGGAAACTGCGCACGATCGATCTTGCCCGACAGCCGGATCAGCACGTCCCAGCCCGTCAACTCCAGGCGTCGCACGCGAAACGCCTCGCGAACCAGCCGCTTGACCAGGTTGCGCGTGACTGCGCGCGGCGCCTGCTTCTTGCCAACCACCACACCGAGCCGCGCAGCCTGCCCGGTGGGGCGGCCGTACAATACGAAGTGAGCGGAACGCGCCCATGGGCGCAAACGAAAAACGGATGAGAACTCATCCGTTTTCAGCAGCCTTGCAGTCTTCGGGAAACCAGCAGGTGTCGTGCGC
This region of Mycetohabitans endofungorum genomic DNA includes:
- the rnpA gene encoding ribonuclease P protein component yields the protein MRTTPAGFPKTARLLKTDEFSSVFRLRPWARSAHFVLYGRPTGQAARLGVVVGKKQAPRAVTRNLVKRLVREAFRVRRLELTGWDVLIRLSGKIDRAQFPSAESAALTQMLQAQIEGLVGRAVREATRRPGGERLMQAQASVLAPQHGQRAPAAPASSGTVPGDGPPERASTDTQQ
- the yidD gene encoding membrane protein insertion efficiency factor YidD, with the protein product MQTVLIALLRFYKLAVSPYLGDRCRFYPSCSDYAREAIQYHGAAHGTYLAVKRLCRCHPFSAGGVDPVPPVRADRR